Proteins from a genomic interval of Kitasatospora herbaricolor:
- a CDS encoding GntR family transcriptional regulator, with amino-acid sequence MASDPASTAKPKYLQIADDLATQIRSGVLAPGDAVPSEAELMERYGVASGTVRKAVAELRTTQLIETHHGRGSYVRSRPPVQRKSSDRFRRAHRLAGKAAYLAEAEQSGGVPSVNVLFVGPVDAPAEIAERLNVPAGSKVLARKRRYFRDGTPTEEATSYLPWDVVKDIPEMFAENPGGGGIYARLEERGHVLSEFTETVRARLATKAETGALALSPGAPVIHLVRNATTTAGIVVEVCDTVMAADQFVLDYRFAARD; translated from the coding sequence ATGGCGAGCGACCCGGCCTCGACGGCCAAGCCGAAGTACCTCCAGATCGCAGATGACCTAGCGACACAGATCCGCTCGGGCGTCCTGGCTCCTGGTGATGCAGTACCCAGTGAAGCTGAGCTGATGGAGCGGTACGGCGTCGCTTCCGGCACGGTGCGCAAGGCCGTGGCCGAGCTGCGGACGACGCAGTTGATCGAGACCCACCACGGGCGGGGCTCGTACGTCCGCTCCCGGCCTCCGGTCCAGCGCAAGTCGTCCGACCGCTTCCGGCGGGCTCACCGTCTGGCGGGCAAGGCTGCGTACCTGGCGGAGGCCGAGCAGTCGGGCGGTGTCCCGTCCGTCAACGTGCTCTTCGTCGGTCCGGTGGATGCCCCGGCAGAGATCGCGGAGCGGCTCAACGTTCCGGCCGGCTCGAAGGTCCTCGCGCGAAAGCGCCGGTACTTCCGGGATGGGACGCCAACGGAAGAGGCGACGTCCTACCTGCCGTGGGACGTGGTGAAGGACATCCCGGAGATGTTCGCCGAGAACCCTGGCGGCGGCGGGATCTACGCCCGCCTGGAAGAGCGCGGGCACGTGCTCTCCGAGTTCACTGAGACCGTTCGCGCGCGGCTGGCCACGAAGGCCGAGACGGGCGCACTCGCGCTGAGCCCCGGTGCGCCGGTGATCCATCTCGTCCGGAACGCCACGACCACCGCCGGCATCGTCGTGGAGGTCTGCGACACCGTCATGGCCGCTGACCAGTTCGTTTTGGACTACCGCTTCGCCGCCCGCGACTGA
- a CDS encoding NUDIX hydrolase gives MLLYMSNSAQQATSTPLHSVSVAGAVVREDGRLLAIRRADNGTWEPPGGVLELTETVEDGVRREVFEETGIKVAVERLTGVYKNVNRGVVALVFRCHPEGGSEQLSEESTAVAWLTPEEVAEQMGEVYAVRLLDALQGNAVPHIRNHDGRSLIDLPEAS, from the coding sequence ATCCTCCTGTACATGAGTAACAGCGCTCAGCAAGCCACGTCAACGCCCCTGCACTCCGTGTCCGTAGCCGGAGCTGTGGTGCGCGAGGACGGCCGGCTACTGGCGATCCGCCGAGCCGACAACGGCACCTGGGAGCCCCCGGGCGGAGTACTTGAGCTGACGGAGACCGTCGAGGACGGGGTACGCCGCGAGGTATTCGAGGAGACCGGCATCAAGGTCGCCGTGGAGCGGCTGACCGGCGTCTACAAGAACGTGAACCGGGGTGTCGTCGCCCTGGTTTTCCGGTGCCACCCCGAGGGTGGGAGCGAACAGCTTTCCGAGGAGTCGACGGCCGTCGCATGGCTGACACCGGAAGAAGTGGCCGAGCAGATGGGCGAGGTCTACGCGGTGCGCCTGCTCGACGCTCTCCAGGGGAACGCGGTTCCCCACATTCGTAACCACGACGGCCGGAGCCTGATCGACCTGCCCGAGGCCAGCTGA
- a CDS encoding nuclease-related domain-containing protein, whose amino-acid sequence MEELTVGPWRRAGKDRLYVNRPGAKGASVAWLDCQTGVVTITNWEYEAAALAKIEDWCRTCGRAIPPRTVKPKAGTTRQPARPPQSPSQSPPQPAALPVLPPLTSEDDLARNRPGAGLQSMIRADEQRHKWLVRVAAKLVGDSLGGEQRLKGLEGEEIVGGLLEGLKPAGWEVLHGIPLPTGSDIDHVVIGPPGVFTVNAKHHPDASVWVGDGAVKINRSSHPYLQNSEFEADRTARLLSQWCGFDVPVHPVIAVVGARKITHGATSHRVDVLDAVLIATTLSARPALLSLTRQEQIYRVARHRYVWSQIGKRGARSR is encoded by the coding sequence ATGGAGGAACTGACTGTTGGGCCGTGGCGCAGGGCAGGCAAGGATCGCTTGTACGTCAACCGCCCGGGGGCGAAGGGCGCGTCGGTTGCGTGGCTGGACTGCCAAACGGGCGTGGTGACGATCACCAATTGGGAGTACGAAGCCGCGGCTCTCGCCAAGATCGAGGACTGGTGCCGGACCTGCGGTCGGGCGATTCCGCCGCGAACCGTGAAGCCGAAGGCTGGCACGACACGGCAGCCGGCCCGCCCGCCACAGTCACCATCACAGTCGCCACCACAGCCGGCGGCTCTACCTGTCCTGCCTCCGTTGACCTCTGAGGACGACCTCGCCCGGAACCGCCCCGGTGCTGGCTTGCAGTCGATGATCAGAGCTGACGAGCAGCGTCACAAGTGGCTGGTGCGGGTCGCCGCAAAACTCGTTGGGGACTCGCTGGGGGGCGAGCAGCGACTCAAGGGGCTTGAGGGGGAAGAGATCGTCGGTGGTCTCCTGGAGGGCCTCAAGCCCGCCGGCTGGGAGGTGCTGCACGGTATCCCGCTGCCCACCGGATCAGACATCGATCACGTAGTCATCGGACCGCCGGGCGTCTTCACCGTCAATGCAAAGCACCATCCCGACGCTTCGGTGTGGGTCGGCGACGGTGCAGTGAAGATCAACCGAAGCAGCCACCCCTACCTCCAGAACTCCGAGTTCGAAGCTGATCGCACGGCCCGGCTGCTCTCACAGTGGTGCGGGTTCGACGTCCCCGTTCACCCAGTGATCGCGGTGGTAGGCGCGCGCAAGATCACCCATGGCGCGACCTCCCATCGGGTGGACGTCCTCGACGCCGTGCTGATCGCGACGACCCTCTCAGCCCGGCCAGCTCTCCTGTCCCTGACTCGGCAAGAACAGATCTACCGGGTGGCTCGGCACCGATACGTGTGGAGCCAAATAGGCAAGCGAGGCGCCCGGAGCCGGTGA
- a CDS encoding SCO3933 family regulatory protein, producing the protein MAVFKIDTSTAFVFVVVPPALKLVNKQTGEIAMDRETGARLLTVGLTIADDGEANLYTVTVPETGVSDGLAVGMPVAVTGLKARDWENEFNGQKRHGISFRAMAITSLVPAPAKG; encoded by the coding sequence ATGGCTGTCTTCAAGATCGATACTTCGACCGCGTTCGTGTTCGTCGTGGTCCCGCCGGCGCTGAAGCTGGTGAACAAGCAGACGGGCGAGATCGCCATGGACCGGGAGACCGGGGCCCGACTGCTGACCGTGGGCCTGACGATCGCGGACGACGGTGAGGCGAACCTCTACACGGTGACGGTGCCGGAGACCGGCGTTTCGGACGGTCTGGCGGTCGGGATGCCGGTCGCGGTGACCGGCCTCAAGGCCCGGGACTGGGAGAACGAGTTCAACGGCCAGAAGCGGCACGGGATCTCGTTCCGCGCGATGGCAATCACCTCCCTCGTACCGGCCCCGGCGAAGGGCTGA